A single window of Nocardia sp. NBC_01327 DNA harbors:
- a CDS encoding DUF5926 family protein, whose translation MGKSKRNSPKPDSNRAEKLAARRAEQEQASQTITRPFEGLAAECDLVALREFVPSATATLKLSPSIAAERAVTLATVLPGAVAALVRAGEEPIGFVGTQVQFQSGNPAADLATAILWTQSAEPGESLAGATVEGAPSLSDVLDNAALDLTVHQDFNWWVPEGVTPDKQVAATIEQANLAIMPSARLNLGADAIGAAWWVDAGEKAHLRWVRPEDEDQLMLALARLHAAGELHLGEGSRFAGSFRTHGLLVPVFDLDPERHAVEWEPAAKEFGARLAAALKNDEPMSSEERRSRDGLRSRQVTLR comes from the coding sequence ATGGGTAAGAGCAAGCGCAACAGTCCCAAGCCGGACAGCAACCGGGCGGAGAAGCTGGCCGCGCGCCGGGCCGAGCAGGAGCAGGCGTCGCAGACGATTACGCGGCCGTTCGAGGGTCTGGCTGCCGAATGTGATCTCGTCGCGCTACGGGAGTTCGTGCCGTCGGCGACCGCCACGCTGAAGCTGTCGCCGAGCATTGCCGCCGAGCGTGCGGTCACCCTCGCCACGGTGCTGCCGGGTGCGGTGGCCGCGCTGGTGCGGGCCGGGGAAGAGCCGATCGGTTTCGTCGGCACGCAGGTGCAGTTCCAGTCGGGCAATCCGGCCGCCGATCTGGCGACCGCGATTCTGTGGACGCAGTCGGCCGAGCCGGGCGAATCTCTCGCGGGCGCGACTGTCGAAGGCGCGCCGAGCCTTTCGGACGTGCTCGACAATGCGGCCCTGGATCTGACCGTGCATCAGGACTTCAACTGGTGGGTGCCCGAGGGCGTCACCCCGGACAAGCAGGTGGCCGCCACCATCGAGCAGGCCAATCTGGCCATCATGCCGTCGGCCCGCCTGAACCTGGGCGCGGATGCCATCGGTGCGGCCTGGTGGGTGGACGCCGGCGAGAAGGCGCACCTGCGCTGGGTCCGCCCGGAGGACGAGGACCAGCTCATGCTGGCGCTGGCGCGGTTGCACGCGGCCGGTGAGCTGCACCTGGGCGAGGGTTCGCGTTTCGCGGGTTCGTTCCGCACGCACGGCCTGCTGGTCCCGGTCTTCGACCTCGATCCGGAGCGGCACGCGGTCGAATGGGAGCCGGCGGCAAAGGAATTCGGCGCCCGCCTGGCGGCCGCCCTGAAGAACGACGAGCCGATGAGCTCGGAGGAGCGGCGTTCGCGCGACGGCCTGCGTTCGCGTCAGGTCACGCTGCGCTGA